One Aegilops tauschii subsp. strangulata cultivar AL8/78 chromosome 7, Aet v6.0, whole genome shotgun sequence genomic window carries:
- the LOC123494992 gene encoding uncharacterized protein, translating to MAEILCRVPYKSLCICKCVCPAWRDLIADPESRKKIVQSLAGFFHHIPADPTESRGLAVNYADLSAFPWASVPRTYPRLPLPPDITDCSFTLKDSCDGLFLTRIGTGTPEPQFRHMVSNPATGEYTLLPHSGYSGYAGNRCYLGFDSGVSSEEFHVFQFVQWADEHWESGIHLFRL from the coding sequence ATGGCGGAGATCCTCTGTCGCGTGCCCTACAAATCACTCTGCATCTGCAAGTGTGTGTGCCCGGCCTGGCGCGACCTCATCGCAGATCCGGAGAGTCGGAAGAAAATTGTGCAGTCCCTGGCCGGTTTCTTCCACCACATCCCGGCCGACCCTACCGAGTCCCGCGGCTTGGCCGTCAACTACGCCGACCTGTCTGCCTTCCCTTGGGCGAGCGTGCCCAGGACCTACCCGCGCTTGCCACTACCGCCTGACATCACGGACTGTTCCTTCACTCTCAAGGATTCCTGCGATGGGCTGTTTCTTACCCGGATTGGGACGGGCACGCCGGAGCCACAGTTTCGCCACATGGTCTCCAATCCAGCTACCGGTGAGTACACTCTGCTGCCCCACTCTGGCTACTCTGGCTACGCTGGCAACCGCTGTTACTTGGGCTTCGACAGTGGTGTCTCCTCTGAAGAGTTTCATGTGTTCCAGTTTGTGCAATGGGCAGACGAGCACTGGGAGTCTGGGATCCACCTATTCCGGCTGTGA